In Bacteroidales bacterium, one genomic interval encodes:
- a CDS encoding NifU family protein, producing MNENLSLEDKVKSAIEQIRPYLQQDGGDVLYSHIDQNNVVFVKLIGACHGCPMAMQTLKMGIEAALKEVIPEINGVESI from the coding sequence ATGAATGAAAATTTGTCTTTAGAAGATAAAGTTAAGTCGGCTATTGAACAAATCAGACCTTATCTTCAACAAGATGGGGGCGATGTTTTGTATAGCCATATCGATCAAAACAATGTAGTATTTGTCAAGCTCATAGGGGCATGTCATGGTTGCCCTATGGCCATGCAAACCCTAAAAATGGGCATTGAAGCAGCTTTGAAAGAAGTTATACCTGAAATAAATGGGGTAGAAAGCATCTGA
- a CDS encoding RNA-binding S4 domain-containing protein: MRIDKFLWCVRIFKTRSLATNACKQGKVTINNLPAKPSREVRVNDIISITFSYYKKTIFVLDIPPSRVGAALIHKYVEDRTPAEEYERRNQMQKQAHSFYFRPPGSGRPTKKERRALEKFLRKN, from the coding sequence ATGAGAATTGATAAGTTTTTATGGTGTGTTCGCATCTTTAAAACCAGGTCTCTGGCGACCAATGCTTGCAAGCAAGGAAAAGTTACTATAAACAATCTTCCAGCTAAACCCTCTCGAGAAGTCAGAGTTAACGATATCATCTCCATCACTTTTTCTTATTATAAAAAGACAATTTTTGTTTTGGATATTCCCCCATCAAGAGTTGGGGCTGCTTTGATTCATAAGTACGTCGAAGACAGAACTCCTGCCGAAGAATACGAACGTAGAAATCAAATGCAAAAACAAGCACATTCTTTTTATTTTCGACCTCCAGGTTCAGGAAGACCTACCAAAAAGGAAAGAAGAGCCCTAGAAAAATTTTTAAGAAAAAATTAA
- the der gene encoding ribosome biogenesis GTPase Der, which translates to MGNLVAIVGRPNVGKSTLFNRLLGERYAIEDEKAGVTRDRIYGKTDWNGIQFSFIDTGGYVKESEDIFQQQIEHHVKIAVEEADIILFMVDFKDGYTPLDEDVAQLLRKMKKTTFLVVNKVDSPSDSFILGDFFKAGFEKIFPISALNGYGTGELLDELTKHLKHTSSYEIKSNLPRVAIVGKPNVGKSSLINVLLGEERSIVTPIPGTTRDAVHSIYNKYGHHFILIDTAGIRKKTKIKEDLEYYSMLRSIRAIEQADVCILVVDATMGITHQDLAILRIIEENKKGIIIAVNKWDLVEKDSRTINRFKEYVLYQIAPLYDIPIFFISALKKTRILQLVQAVSQVYHNLHQKIKTSELNRILLPFIELNPPPVYKGKRIKIKYAVQLPTPHIAFAFYCNLPQYIKEPYKKMLEKKLRESFSFTGCIIDLYFREK; encoded by the coding sequence ATGGGAAATCTGGTTGCCATCGTTGGTAGACCTAACGTGGGAAAATCAACACTTTTCAATCGTTTATTAGGTGAGAGATACGCCATTGAAGATGAAAAGGCAGGTGTAACTCGTGATAGAATTTATGGCAAAACAGACTGGAACGGCATTCAATTTAGTTTTATAGACACAGGTGGATACGTAAAGGAAAGCGAAGATATTTTTCAGCAACAAATAGAACATCATGTAAAAATTGCTGTAGAAGAAGCAGACATCATACTTTTTATGGTTGATTTCAAAGATGGCTATACACCTTTGGATGAAGATGTTGCTCAACTTTTACGAAAAATGAAAAAAACGACTTTTTTGGTTGTGAACAAAGTTGATTCACCATCTGACAGTTTTATTTTGGGCGATTTCTTTAAGGCTGGTTTTGAAAAGATTTTTCCCATCAGTGCTCTCAATGGCTATGGAACAGGAGAATTGTTGGATGAACTCACAAAACACTTAAAGCACACCTCCTCCTATGAAATTAAAAGCAACCTGCCTCGTGTAGCCATTGTCGGCAAACCCAACGTAGGGAAAAGCAGTTTAATCAACGTTCTCCTTGGTGAAGAACGAAGCATTGTCACCCCTATCCCTGGCACCACTCGTGATGCTGTTCATTCTATCTATAATAAATATGGACATCATTTTATCCTTATTGATACTGCTGGAATTAGAAAAAAAACTAAAATCAAAGAAGATTTAGAATATTATTCCATGCTTCGTTCCATACGCGCTATCGAACAAGCTGACGTATGTATTCTAGTCGTTGATGCCACCATGGGTATCACTCATCAAGACTTAGCCATCTTGCGAATCATTGAAGAAAACAAAAAAGGCATTATTATAGCTGTCAATAAATGGGATTTGGTGGAAAAAGATAGCCGAACAATCAACAGATTCAAGGAGTATGTTCTTTATCAAATTGCACCACTCTATGATATACCAATTTTTTTCATCAGTGCACTGAAAAAAACCCGTATTTTACAACTAGTTCAAGCCGTATCCCAAGTTTATCATAATTTACACCAAAAAATAAAAACTAGCGAACTCAACCGTATTTTGCTTCCATTTATTGAACTAAATCCACCACCAGTATACAAAGGCAAAAGAATCAAAATCAAGTACGCCGTACAATTACCTACACCGCACATTGCCTTTGCATTTTACTGCAATCTACCTCAATATATTAAAGAACCTTATAAAAAAATGCTAGAAAAAAAATTGAGAGAATCATTCTCTTTTACAGGGTGTATTATAGATTTGTATTTCAGAGAAAAATAA
- the era gene encoding GTPase Era: MIKFKSGFVTILGFPNVGKSTLMNSMLGERLSIVTPKPQTTRKRILGILTESNFQIIFSDTPGYILKPTYLLQKKMNQTIMKSLEDADILLMMTQPDDDFFPPELMEKIQSLTLPKFVVLNKIDLLKPEQTSLIRNKWTTKLPEAFFYAISALHGTGLLELKNAIVEHLPEHPPYYADDVLSDRYIREFVAEFIREQIFLLYKQEIPYHSEVVIEEFKEDLPIPHIRAIIYVSRESIKKIIIGEGGKSIKELGIRSRKRIEEFLNHQIYLELHVKVMEWRNNDKKLKQLGY, encoded by the coding sequence ATGATTAAATTTAAAAGTGGTTTTGTTACGATTCTTGGTTTTCCTAATGTCGGAAAATCTACTTTGATGAATTCTATGTTGGGCGAACGACTTTCGATTGTTACTCCAAAACCTCAGACGACAAGAAAAAGAATACTTGGCATTCTCACCGAATCTAATTTTCAAATTATTTTTTCCGATACACCCGGCTATATATTAAAACCCACCTATCTATTGCAAAAAAAAATGAATCAGACGATCATGAAGTCCCTTGAGGATGCTGACATTCTGCTTATGATGACACAACCCGATGATGATTTTTTCCCTCCAGAATTAATGGAAAAAATCCAATCGCTTACATTGCCCAAGTTTGTTGTTTTGAATAAGATCGACTTGCTCAAACCTGAGCAAACCTCCCTAATTCGGAATAAATGGACAACAAAATTACCCGAAGCCTTTTTTTATGCCATTTCTGCTTTACATGGAACGGGTTTGCTGGAGCTTAAAAATGCTATCGTTGAACATTTGCCCGAGCATCCTCCCTACTACGCCGACGATGTTTTAAGTGACAGATACATTCGAGAATTTGTTGCCGAGTTTATTCGCGAACAGATATTTCTTCTATATAAACAAGAAATTCCTTATCATTCGGAAGTTGTCATCGAAGAATTTAAAGAGGATCTTCCTATTCCTCATATCAGAGCCATTATATATGTTTCTCGGGAAAGTATTAAAAAAATTATCATTGGCGAAGGGGGTAAAAGTATCAAAGAACTTGGCATTCGATCGCGAAAAAGAATTGAAGAATTTCTGAATCATCAAATTTATCTTGAGTTGCACGTTAAAGTTATGGAATGGAGAAATAATGATAAAAAGTTAAAACAACTGGGGTACTAA
- a CDS encoding TetR/AcrR family transcriptional regulator, with the protein MKPEHWVIIEQMFKQYGIRNVSMDDISRACGISKKTLYQCFESKEELLDKMIEHWMQRIEHSTCYVVPENSNFNAIDEILAVLKYFSTSFHNINPIFFWELEKYYPKQARKLAEFRENHILKKIRNNLENGLKQNLYREDLNIDIILLIYRQLIRSFPTIIQENELKDKYGLFEILKEIYYYHLNAIVNEEGKKYVMKKLKEINI; encoded by the coding sequence ATGAAACCAGAACATTGGGTTATAATTGAGCAAATGTTTAAGCAATATGGAATTAGAAATGTATCGATGGATGACATAAGTCGTGCTTGTGGTATTTCCAAAAAAACCCTGTATCAGTGTTTTGAGAGCAAAGAAGAGTTACTGGATAAAATGATTGAACATTGGATGCAACGTATTGAACATTCTACTTGTTACGTAGTTCCAGAAAACTCAAATTTTAATGCTATCGATGAAATCCTTGCCGTATTGAAATATTTTTCTACTTCATTTCACAACATCAATCCTATCTTTTTTTGGGAATTGGAAAAATATTATCCTAAACAAGCTCGTAAACTAGCAGAATTTCGTGAAAATCATATACTTAAAAAAATACGTAATAACCTGGAAAACGGCCTTAAACAAAACTTATACCGAGAAGATCTCAATATTGATATTATTCTTTTGATATATAGGCAACTCATAAGATCATTTCCTACGATAATCCAGGAAAATGAGCTCAAAGACAAATATGGATTATTTGAGATTCTAAAGGAAATTTACTATTATCATCTCAATGCCATAGTCAACGAAGAAGGGAAAAAATACGTAATGAAAAAATTAAAAGAAATAAACATATGA